The stretch of DNA GCTGAAAATTTCATCCAgttattagtattatttaaatttaattaaacaataaaagaaaaagcttTCGATTTGCGTGCATATTTCAagcgttattaatattatagtatCAATATTGTTAATGAAACGAATTGGTAGGAACGCGAAAATATGGATTAGTATTTCTACATACGTGGCACTGGATACTTCATCATTGCGAGAATCTTTAACGCTATAATCGGCGCCCAACATGCCGCATCTGTTAACACGATTAGAAAAAATCTGAAAGCAAATTCGGAATCGCCGATCGACAACGGTGTGGCGTGGCGCGTTCTCCAGATGCTGGCGAACATAGCGGTATAAACGTAAGCGATAATCATCAATCTGCAAATAAATGCAATGATAGCTTTGAAAATTCTCTTCTAATATCAGAACAACCATGAAATGAGACTCTATCAAGCTCGTATGCGATTTACCCTAAAAGATTAAGTCCCAGAAAGATAAAGGCTGAATATTCCCAGCCTATCAGATATGGATCGTCTATGTGTAGAGGAAAGCACATCCCATTGACACCGTAGAATCTCGTGCTGTTTCTCCAATGGATAACTTTGAATCCAGATAAGATAATCAATTGATTacgaaagagaaatattttctcataaaaaaattttcaagtttcTTAAAATGGTGTATTTTTCAGCTCAAAAACATATACGTaatattcgaaaattttggagatttttcgcaataatgaataatatattttataaaatttcaaatttaaattgaattgaaaattagatgagaaaaatgttgtttCGCGGAAACAAACCTGGCACAAGAGCAAGGATAAATCCAACAATCCAGATGACGATCATCGACGAACGCGCAGCTTGAGATGTCATCGCTTGATGACGTTTTAAAGGAGCTGCGATTAGAATGAATCGCTCCACGGACATGAATGATAGAATAAGCACGGAGACCTTGccaaaaagtttaaaataatctattaaatttctttaattttgtgacatgccactttttaaatttatgctaactttaatttatatttaactgtaatatgtacattatattatatatttaaacagaaagaaagataaattaaaatcttctgaagaaagttaatttaaaaaaatactgcatttaaaaaattcatttatttatattattaaaatcttttcaacaagctaaatatatattaataaaatcgtaaaaattatgtatctcGATTTTTTCAGCGTCCAAATTTTGTTAAgtactagaacaatacaggcgcgcgctgcgcgcgcgcacttattatagtaatttaataatgaggAAATCTAAATacttagataaaatttttttattttaaataaccgtcaaaataaccttcgctATCAAGCTATCAAACTATGGTTGCGTTCCCATTTCGTCTCACAcagtgcagtatccagtgGCCGCCATTTTGCTGAATACTGCACTGAAGAAGCATTTTGGTAATTGGGACAAAGTGATTTGgttcccattaccaaatatttggtaatggggaCGATGtgatttggtaataattaccaaatatttataccacaatggattatgatCGATCCaaccataaaattatggttggatctaccacaatggatcatggtcgatccaactataaaattatggttggatctaccacaatggatcatggtcgatccaactataaaattatggttggatctaccacaatggatcatggtcgatccaactataaaattatggttggatctaccacaatggattatggtcgatccaactataaaattatggttaaTTCAACCATAATCCATTATGGTTGAAttaaccataattttatagtttaatataaaaatatttatattaaatcactataagtgcgcgcgcgtagcatgcgcctgtattgttctagttaGTATAAATTGAGAATTGCGAAGTTCAGAGAGGTGTTAATATGCATACCTCAGATGATGTCATAGCTAATGCTCCTAAAAGTGTGCAGAACCATGAGGACATCCACGTACTTGCTTCTTGTTTGTAGTTATCGCGGAACCTCGCGTCTTCTATAGCGATTATGAAGAGATATATTCCCATCAACATGTCGGATACTGTAAAAGGATTACATGACTTTACCGCTTTATGATTTATAGTGAATCTAACATTAATATTCCCGATCGATTATCCCGTTGCGCTTTGTTATGAACCGCAACGATAACTCACGTGTACTTCATGATTCGATAGATATTACGAATCATTTGAATAGGGATTATTCATGTCGTTGTTATCTCATGTCCATGTATGTaacaattttacatacatGAGATCTAAAGCAGTATGCAATTTATGACCAGCTAACAATAAGTTTTTCAGATTTCtactaaaattttgataagctcgaaacatatatgtatattatcgaaaataagattgaatattaaaagtacTTACGTCTCAAgaatcataaaatatcaaaatacaaaattattacctatgcttatattcttatataattatttttatgtcatttcaaacttatttttcttttcttttttaatttccaaggcatttaattttcaaaaaatataaaaaactgatTTATTTTCTCACAACATTTtcgattctattaaaaaaattttatacaattaccTGCAAGATTTCTGATAATAATACTCAAAACACGGTTCTCATCCTTGACGACAAATCTTTCCCATAGAACGAGGCTATTTCCAAGACAAGTAACACAAGATATACTCCAAACAGCAGCCCTTAACAGAGGTTTGCCCAGCAAATGAGACATGGATGACACGCCTTGAgaaaacaagagaaaaaagaaaggaagagaaagagagacgataaattatttcctttGTGTTTTATCACATTTGTGATTCAACACtgactattaaattatttactgttataatttaagaaaattttatttaatcgtgATATATTTGTCTTACCATCGCTAGCAGGCCTGCATTTTTGCACTTTCGGTGCGTAAGTCATGCAGTAATggaatttcttaaaatatctaaaaaagatgaaatgtttatatcattatttgttttaataaaatgttaagcTTAAATGTTAtgcattaaatgttttaataaaattttatgtagcTAAAACTTCCAttcaaaagcaaaaaattaataatttttaatttcttatttttatttaaggaaagaaaaattataatgtgtaCATTAAATAATCCTGATAAGAAGACATACACGAAATCAAGGTTTGGAAACATGTCGaacgcattttttttcatattatccATGTTTATATCTTCGACACCcctgaaatttaatttattatattaatgtattgattcaaattaataaaaggttaaaaaatatttgttgttaatattaactttttgctaatatttatatctaatagtatgaatcattaaattataaaaaaattattcatctgTTTTTAGAGATAAAGAAGAAGAGATATGCAACTTACAGAGAACGAAGATTTTTCAGCGGATTAAAGAGCGTCATTGGTAACTCAGCGATAGGATTGTAACCGATTAATCTAGAAGGACGAGATTACATTATACGCTTTGTCATAGTAATGAATCTTATTTTCAAACATCTAGTTTGCACGTACAAGCTTAAATTATATCCGATTGCTCGGATACGTGACGTTCTCGCTGTTTCTCATGAACAAATCTTTAGTAGTAAATACTATCTAAATAGACTTTAAGCACGTAcctaatttaaacatttagcTGAGACTGATTATCACGCGAATTGTATTACAACACGAATATTTGCATACTTACAGCTTCGACAGATTATTCACAGGTTGAAACACGTTTGACGGtatcgtaattattttgttgtggGCCAAATTACTGAAACAAGACCGAGCTTCAACAATGTTCGTTAACATTCAATCGATTCATTAGATGTatcaagtaatataaaatttgctattataattgcattgagataatataatttttagcttctaacaatatttgtaaattattcatacaatatccaataatttttaagttttaggTAGATATGCAAGttgaaattttgtataaaaatgaacaataagaaaattaatcgccgtatttcattaaatgtgtatttttaagataatgttgaaaaaaccATAAAGATATCTCACAGGAAAATCGATCGCACGACTTGACGTAatgatattgcatataatgTGATGCATTTTATCCCAATGTGATCTGTGCAATAATCGAAGACTGGTACtattaatacaaaatcgagTCTCATCGATATTTATGTACTTACAGTTCAACAAGTTGTAAGTTTCGGAACGCATGCTCATCGATGTTGCTTATGCTATTGTTCTCCATACTCCTGAATCATCATTGCATCGTTAGTTCTCATGAATCTTATTAAGAATGACAGTAATCGCTTCCGTAATCTACTTATGTACGTACAGTGATTTCAAACCGGAGCACCCGGCGAATAAATCTTCCGTTATTGATTCGAAGCGGTTTTCATCCAAGATTCTAAAatgcgatttttaaaaataaaatagacatgtgtatattttttgttttaagcAATATAGGCTTACATTTCTGTCAATGCTGGTAATCGTGGCAGCTTCAAGGCTGATGTCGTCAACATGTTTTTACTCAGATCtctgtttataaattaaacaagatTAATATATACGTATTAACGCTTTTTCGAGTATATAATCTAATgattttacatataacttACATCAAATAAGTAGTAGTGCTATTTTCTAAGTCAGAAAAATCTGCcattataattctattttgatTCAATCTCAGAGTTTCTAATTTATCCAATCCTATTAAATGTCCAGGCTGTATCTTGCTGATTCTATTGTTTGTGAGAACTCTGTACAGAAAAACGAGTTTCGGGAAAATTGTGCATGtcagttatattaataaaatacatgtacTCACAACCAAAATAGCTCAGTTTGATGAACAAATGCCctcttttttaattcaattatattgttattatcgagaaatctaaaattgtaaaagctttataagaatttataaaaatttacaataaggAAAACTTACAGTGAACGTATCTGtggatattttaataacgcaTTATGGTGTAAGCGCATTAATGAATTTCCGgttaaaattctgcaaaaaatgatacttaatattaaatactgtcaacattaagaatatttattgatttattgttactcatttttgtaatttcatcgaaatcaattattctaattattatgatttttttctgttacttaatatttaattattatatttattatatataaaaatgtagtaaGATTTTTCTGTAAAACATACATCTGTGTGATGTTTGATGATAAGTTCTGAGGTATATTGGTATAATTCGTACATGTTACAGAACATGTATCGTAAATGCATCTGCCTGGAGCATCAAACGCATCtgtagtaaaaaaattcgaaatattttagaattaagcAAATGTtactcaaatttatttattatgtattttatgctATTACCGCAATTCGTAAAGTTTCCCCAATCTCTAGGTTGCATAAACCATTCCCAAGTTCCATGTATGTCAACTGTGCCGCAAAATGATCGATTAgagttaaaattatagaaatctttggaaatatagaaatcaaacttttctttttctttaattatattattataattgaaacaaataaaaactgatgttgagttaaaattttttctcgtaaaaattaacacatattatctttgttaatattcacgaaataataaacaataagatttttatacaaaataaagttttctagtagaataaaaaatgtaatacacTTAGCCATTAgctgaaagagaaaaattataaattgatttaaataaaaactaaaatggATGTATAACAGAAcgtatcttaaatataagtaaataaagtaattttaaataaaatttgaaacacaCAGCAATTTGTTGTGAATTCATCGTCATAATATGGACAATCCAATATTCCATTACACCAGTCACGTTGTGGTACGCATTTGGTGCTATTTTGACAAAGGAATGAACCGACAGGACACgcatctaaaatatatataaaaatatcttagactgtgactatttttatcatatttttcaataagcttataaaattgtgaattattctatcttcaaaatttatacaattaacatGACGCATAAAGCtgatgattaattattttgtgtttttattttgtagaagcaatataataatttaacagtaTCGCGTCATAACTTATCGTATTTTATCTCATACAAACAATTTGTACGTGCTAAAGAATAGAAAGTAGCTACTTAGTAATCTGCATACTCGTCACAttcaatcatttataattCGCTACATCGtgaaaaatttccagaaaaaaatatagcgtATAGTAAACACAACTAGAGATTTTATGCAAgtaaactttttctttttggttcttttatctttgataaatataataaagtgaatgagaatgttttttaaatagaaagatATACGTTTTGAAGTTTGAAGATATagattttaaagtaattagaattaaagtaattagaattattttaattattttaaagtaaattttaaagtaattagtattaacaatatttacgtaatttagaaatttttatttttataatactcatattttttttaaatttattgattttacaatattttgtaaaaatcacAAGAATCACAATCAGTCTCATAATCAGCAATATTAACACATTAAATTCTTtccaaacaaaaaatacacaatttgcTTGATTcattatgaataaaatgatTCATTGCACAAATTTACTCATACCTTGATTGAAATAATACACGAGTCCAGAAAGCAGGCAAAGGAACGTGATTAATGATGCACCGACAAaaccaatatgtttatatctcatattttaatattttttctttacttttttatcacgtttaattatatttttctttttaatatttgggttataattatattcttaaacttcagagaaaaattgaaactttttgGATTACTGCATTAAAGATTCCATATGTGCTATGGAACTGGTCGTCAGCACACAGGACACTAACTGTATGATACTAGTTGCATCCGTTTGCTCAGAGTTTAAGCTCCAACATGTCGCACACGCGCTCTTCGCCGACTTTAAAGGAGCTCTTTTCTTCATATGTATTCCTTTCAATCTTCCGATCAATTATCTTGCTAGTCTATTATCACATAAGTATAAgcatcatataaaatttatcataaatgctgcaaattttttaattttttgtatatcttCTATATCATAGACGTAACATTCTAATATCATGATATAATAGTGTATagttttcacaaaaattaaattttttaaattaatatagtgATAAAAAAgcaacataattattaatcatgatTTGCTGATCACgaaattagaaaattgaataagataagaattatttatttatatttctttcaatgcGTTTTTTGAAATGgccttaaaataaaaatagcacaACTATAATTATGTACAACCATGATTTTAACGCTGAATTGTATTAGTTCAAAAATGCGAGTAAAATTTTAGAGATAGCTGTAGCTTGCAggagaaaacaaaatatttacgatatcAAAAGTGATGAGAAACATCTCTTCTATTCTTTCAAGTaaatgattttgaaatatttataaggaTTTAAAGattacaaatttgttttttaatgtaacttagaaatataataacgtACGGTAAGTTACACAATACTTACCATAACTCgcttgataataattattgacaatTGACAAGGATAACTAAGATTGTCGTTCGAACAGAAAATCAATGGAACATCAAAGGtcaatttatatcataattgaTCGCAGATAGATCGCAATACTCAGTAGTTATAAATTGTCATTGGAGGATGATAGATAGGATgtttgagagaaagagatctTGTCAAACGCGGCAAGACGAGACGATCATGTTcagaattgaaaagaaaaaaaacattcacTTACACATTTGCATACTCAAACGAAATCTTGAATCGTTTCGCCTTAACGTCATCGACGGCAAGTTCCATTTTGGCTGAAggagttaaaagaaaaatttatttccgttTATTTAGGAAAGATACAGAGTGTACAGTGATTAAGGATACAAATTATGCATGTTCTTACTTGTTTGTTTTACGCTATTGCCAATTATGGGCGCGCGGCGAACCGGTAATTATTACGCGCACTTGCTTACAGCATTCACGATTATGCAAGGATCTACGCATTGACGTCGCGAAGCGGCCAACACTCGTAAAATGCATTCCGTTTTATGAAATTTCCGCGAGAATATCCAGAAAACAAAATAGCATTCTTTGGAATGATCGTGAATGCTGACAGCGTATCTCGTGGATGTATCGTGAAATCGTTAAGCGCGATTGCTTGCAGGAGTGTCACGTTCATTACATGTACGATCGAAATGCGTTAAACGTAATTTATCTCACAAtatcagataatttttaaaatcaatatacaGCTTCGTTCTGCAAAAAACCGCAGTTATTTGTTCATAAAAACTCCCGTATATGCGTACTGAGAGTAATCGAATTCATCATCTTCTGTCTTTTACAATAATCTTCGATACAAGACGTGAGATCCTAAAACGCGATCCGCGCGAGAGAATCTTGTGCGCACTGAGTCCGCACTTTCCGCGACATGAATTTTCACGTCTAGTTTCTCCTTCAGCTTATTTCCCGTTTTTGTTTCCTCTCCCCTTTTTTCACATATAATAAAAGGTAGGATTGTGGGTCAGAGATAGCGATCCCCCCCTTTCCTGTTATCCCCTTGCCTTAATATCGAAATTGCAAGATGCCCACGTCGGCCAACGGTGGTGGTTTTCAGGAGAGGGAGAGGCTACGTGGAAATTGAGAATGTGTGCTACAGACATGTCTAGCTATTTTTCGAGAGACAGAGAGGTACGAATCGAACGCGTGACAGCCTCGAATCAATAAAGGAGCGACGATAAGGTATGGCGCACAAGTGTAACATTGATGTTCACTGCTCGGGGATCCTCGGCCTTTAATTCGCCGACGGTACACCCCGTGTTTCTGCTAGTAATCGCGATAACAACGGCCTATATTCTTATCGCGTGTCTAAATTGTCGTTTAAGCTATGCAATGTGTACAGTTTCTTTAGAACTTAGAAGATAGCGAGTTATTAACATCAGAAATGTACGTGGAGATGATTAGTGAGCGACAATAAGTGAgctatgcaataaaaatcgataCCGAATGTGGCGAAAGAGATCTGTATGACGAGTGCGAGTGTCATGGCGTTTGTAATCGAGAATCGTCCGATATGGCGTTCTTGGTCGTATGAGATTAAAATAACATGGAAGAGCAATTCTCGTTTATagaataaagaaaagagaCTGACTGTGAAGCATGTGACAATAATAGtgacaaaaatttcattataataataacactaataatagtagtaataataatcataataattgtGAATACGATAAATGCCACGCGATGGCATACGGAGaacttaaagaaaaaaataaaaggaaaaaaaaaaagattcagAAGACTTGAGAAACTACATTGTTTCAAAGtctatagataaaaaaagtttcatcaagatttttataaattttcgcatgtttattttatcacaatgAGATTCTTGTTCGATAATTCTCAAAAAATCTCACATGACGTAGTTATGCTTAGTATATGAATAATGAACATGAATGAAAGTGTgcaaaagaattatttgacaaaataaatatcatttataacaGCGTTAGtatctttcttatatttcattaCGTTATTCAAAATATGTAGTTGCAATGTACTTAATTAAtcgacattattttttaactaaaaaatgattctattttgatgaaaaaaaagaaaaaaaaagaacacgcgcaagaaaataattacgtaTTGCACCGTGATTAATATGGTTTGCAAACTTAATCATTCTATACTAAAAACATACATTATGCGCCACCACAAATTcaattgtgtatatatgtacaaaatgtcatactatttttaaagtaaaattgatGATGAGTATCGAATCTGTTGGAGATAACTATGTAATATACTCTTTTCATTggtaaaaatggaaattttaagTGTATCcgcataaatttaaaaaactttatatctGAACGttaacaagaaaattatattcgaaTTCTACAAGCAGAATGCTTATTCAATAATGCTTATTCaataacgtaataaataatagatcttgtttattaaagttttaaagcTTTATACATTCGTCTGGATCTTCTAATaaagaatgaataaaaaaaatgtttgataaagCACAAAAACTAGAGGTATTTTCATTTACAGTACAAAAGACGTTCAATTTTATGATATGTGTTGATGagctttatattattaattcttttatatagaatcaaatataatcattaaaagatttgtatatatagatatgatgaatgatatatttaatttcggaAATGTTATTCTGTATGTGATACAATACGTTATATGTTTTTagagtagaaaaaaatattcaatagtctacaaaaaaaattaatcccgAAAGAAGATCCTGCGActgaaaaagtttgaaaaccgctcatttaaattaatacctaaattaaatcaaatttgtgtatttaatttaaatttaaaaattaattgattaatttaaatttatgcgaTATCTTTgaagataaataaatggaCGCGATAATGCAGTTTTATCTTATGTGAGTTCTTGCACagaacaatattaatatttttctcttacttctgcataattttattttattcgtgcATTACGAATCAACACATTCTTAGTCAAAATGCACAAAtgattactaaaaataaaacattaatagaaCAATATTTTCCCGTTTCACGTGAAATCTACAAGAGTAATTATGATACCGATTTATTTCAAACTAAATTCATGATTTTATACTATTCCACAGTACCGTGcgataacaattaataacgaATTCGGTTCTGTCATGCATTTTGATCTACCGAACCGAATTTGCTACAAGTTTCACacttattcaaaataatgattatgtgCTGCGTTACTAGTATTATATCAAGCTAACGTCACACATGGAAATCAAAAGTTGAAGATCAATTAAACTGGCCTAGTTGTTCTCTTGCACGGTACCATAATATACTTCATCAATCTCAGGTATCCGATTCAGGTATAAAATTACAGCGTGAATCCACAAAAAGGCGAAGAAACAAAGCagcattgttattattttttttagtgtgCAGGGAAATGTGTACCCTCCCtgatcaataaataaaatgacaaGATAGGCCTTGAAAGGAGTGAAACCTATCACCTCAGCGcatctacaaatatatatatacaagtaaCGGAATGATTCCTAATCACTGAACATCAAATCATAGCACTTGCAAAGTGTTACAATGCTGTCaagattttcatattattcataaaaattgattaatccCTTAACGCACGGTTTTATCGCACGCCAGTACCGCTTGCCCGAGTTAACTCGGGCTTGCGCGTTGAGGGATTAATAgccattaaattttacatacaacGTTTTACAATAGATATTCCGCGATGGagtcaataattatattactgaTTCTGCGAGAAATAGTTCTTATCCTATCTTTCTCAATGCCAATTCCACATATTCTGTATTTTGAACCTTTGACTTGACAAACGTTACTCTGCAAGTACATGATTTTTGCGTACATTATGGTGTTCGCaagttttatttgcaaataccAAAGAATGAACATCAAATACCTTGTAGCATACGAGAGAGTGGACATGCCTTTAACACATGAATCGAGACGGTAATAGGAAAGGTTATCGGAATCAGGACCAAGGATCAGAGCTGTAGATTGGGAGCGCAGGCAGATGAACACCTGAAAAAACTCACCAGTTGGTGACAGGTGATTTCAATCATCCAAATGTCAGCCCATTTCTATTTCGTTAAAGCTCTAACTTTGTTTCTGAGCAAAAACTAAAAGTCGGCTCCGTACGAAACTGTTTCACGCAACATATTCGTCAACAAGATAGTCAATGGCCTATTTTGAGATGTTTCATTTCCAagtcttttctctttttttttcttttaaaatgaCTATTATCTCTACGCGTTCTATGTAAATGAAACATCCTCGGGTTTATGCCAG from Linepithema humile isolate Giens D197 chromosome 2, Lhum_UNIL_v1.0, whole genome shotgun sequence encodes:
- the Lgr3 gene encoding relaxin receptor 1 isoform X1, producing the protein MRYKHIGFVGASLITFLCLLSGLVYYFNQDACPVGSFLCQNSTKCVPQRDWCNGILDCPYYDDEFTTNCFDIHGTWEWFMQPRDWGNFTNCDAFDAPGRCIYDTCSVTCTNYTNIPQNLSSNITQIILTGNSLMRLHHNALLKYPQIRSLFLDNNNIIELKKRAFVHQTELFWLVLTNNRISKIQPGHLIGLDKLETLRLNQNRIIMADFSDLENSTTTYLIDLSKNMLTTSALKLPRLPALTEIILDENRFESITEDLFAGCSGLKSLSMENNSISNIDEHAFRNLQLVELNLAHNKIITIPSNVFQPVNNLSKLLIGYNPIAELPMTLFNPLKNLRSLGVEDINMDNMKKNAFDMFPNLDFVYFKKFHYCMTYAPKVQKCRPASDGVSSMSHLLGKPLLRAAVWSISCVTCLGNSLVLWERFVVKDENRVLSIIIRNLAVSDMLMGIYLFIIAIEDARFRDNYKQEASTWMSSWFCTLLGALAMTSSEVSVLILSFMSVERFILIAAPLKRHQAMTSQAARSSMIVIWIVGFILALVPVIHWRNSTRFYGVNGMCFPLHIDDPYLIGWEYSAFIFLGLNLLGLMIIAYVYTAMFASIWRTRHATPLSIGDSEFAFRFFLIVLTDAACWAPIIALKILAMMKYPVPPDLHAWIVIFILPVNSAINPLLYTFTTPKFREKFNESWCGKVRNYISRKYSRQDSQSSATTNKTTINDKNTIQSLSIWTKYDEDKNNTSLFIDFNVLPILLARYC
- the Lgr3 gene encoding relaxin receptor 1 isoform X5 — translated: MRYKHIGFVGASLITFLCLLSGLVYYFNQDACPVGSFLCQNSTKCVPQRDWCNGILDCPYYDDEFTTNCFDIHGTWEWFMQPRDWGNFTNCDAFDAPGRCIYDTCSVTCTNYTNIPQNLSSNITQIILTGNSLMRLHHNALLKYPQIRSLFLDNNNIIELKKRAFVHQTELFWLVLTNNRISKIQPGHLIGLDKLETLRLNQNRIIMADFSDLENSTTTYLIDLSKNMLTTSALKLPRLPALTEIILDENRFESITEDLFAGCSGLKSLSMENNSISNIDEHAFRNLQLVELNLAHNKIITIPSNVFQPVNNLSKLLIGYNPIAELPMTLFNPLKNLRSLGVEDINMDNMKKNAFDMFPNLDFVYFKKFHYCMTYAPKVQKCRPASDGVSSMSHLLGKPLLRAAVWSISCVTCLGNSLVLWERFVVKDENRVLSIIIRNLAVSDMLMGIYLFIIAIEDARFRDNYKQEASTWMSSWFCTLLGALAMTSSEVSVLILSFMSVERFILIAAPLKRHQAMTSQAARSSMIVIWIVGFILALVPVIHWRNSTRFYGVNGMCFPLHIDDPYLIGWEYSAFIFLGLNLLGLMIIAYVYTAMFASIWRTRHATPLSIGDSEFAFRFFLIVLTDAACWAPIIALKILAMMKYPVPPDLHAWIVIFILPVNSAINPLLYTFTTPKFREKFNESWCGKVRNYISRKYSRQGYLHVKLYV
- the Lgr3 gene encoding relaxin receptor 1 isoform X2, with protein sequence MTLRRNDSRFRLSMQMYACPVGSFLCQNSTKCVPQRDWCNGILDCPYYDDEFTTNCFDIHGTWEWFMQPRDWGNFTNCDAFDAPGRCIYDTCSVTCTNYTNIPQNLSSNITQIILTGNSLMRLHHNALLKYPQIRSLFLDNNNIIELKKRAFVHQTELFWLVLTNNRISKIQPGHLIGLDKLETLRLNQNRIIMADFSDLENSTTTYLIDLSKNMLTTSALKLPRLPALTEIILDENRFESITEDLFAGCSGLKSLSMENNSISNIDEHAFRNLQLVELNLAHNKIITIPSNVFQPVNNLSKLLIGYNPIAELPMTLFNPLKNLRSLGVEDINMDNMKKNAFDMFPNLDFVYFKKFHYCMTYAPKVQKCRPASDGVSSMSHLLGKPLLRAAVWSISCVTCLGNSLVLWERFVVKDENRVLSIIIRNLAVSDMLMGIYLFIIAIEDARFRDNYKQEASTWMSSWFCTLLGALAMTSSEVSVLILSFMSVERFILIAAPLKRHQAMTSQAARSSMIVIWIVGFILALVPVIHWRNSTRFYGVNGMCFPLHIDDPYLIGWEYSAFIFLGLNLLGLMIIAYVYTAMFASIWRTRHATPLSIGDSEFAFRFFLIVLTDAACWAPIIALKILAMMKYPVPPDLHAWIVIFILPVNSAINPLLYTFTTPKFREKFNESWCGKVRNYISRKYSRQDSQSSATTNKTTINDKNTIQSLSIWTKYDEDKNNTSLFIDFNGEKILFEKHD
- the Lgr3 gene encoding relaxin receptor 1 isoform X3, encoding MRVLSVHSFVKIAPNAYHNVTGVMEYWIVHIMTMNSQQIALMAKFDIHGTWEWFMQPRDWGNFTNCDAFDAPGRCIYDTCSVTCTNYTNIPQNLSSNITQIILTGNSLMRLHHNALLKYPQIRSLFLDNNNIIELKKRAFVHQTELFWLVLTNNRISKIQPGHLIGLDKLETLRLNQNRIIMADFSDLENSTTTYLIDLSKNMLTTSALKLPRLPALTEIILDENRFESITEDLFAGCSGLKSLSMENNSISNIDEHAFRNLQLVELNLAHNKIITIPSNVFQPVNNLSKLLIGYNPIAELPMTLFNPLKNLRSLGVEDINMDNMKKNAFDMFPNLDFVYFKKFHYCMTYAPKVQKCRPASDGVSSMSHLLGKPLLRAAVWSISCVTCLGNSLVLWERFVVKDENRVLSIIIRNLAVSDMLMGIYLFIIAIEDARFRDNYKQEASTWMSSWFCTLLGALAMTSSEVSVLILSFMSVERFILIAAPLKRHQAMTSQAARSSMIVIWIVGFILALVPVIHWRNSTRFYGVNGMCFPLHIDDPYLIGWEYSAFIFLGLNLLGLMIIAYVYTAMFASIWRTRHATPLSIGDSEFAFRFFLIVLTDAACWAPIIALKILAMMKYPVPPDLHAWIVIFILPVNSAINPLLYTFTTPKFREKFNESWCGKVRNYISRKYSRQDSQSSATTNKTTINDKNTIQSLSIWTKYDEDKNNTSLFIDFNGEKILFEKHD